The genomic DNA gacttgGATCGTCAcataatttgatgacgtcatagcaaaaaataaaagtaataattttctGGAGGAAAATTCCATCtttcaccactgaaaatttcaaagcaattggtccagtaatcgaagagaaaagtgattacttcaaaacgtgtcaaagtacaagaacaacataacaacaaaatgtTTGTTATGatcactacgtgtccaatattATTAAAACGAGAAAATTAGGAGGATGCCTATATTAGGTCGAGGAAATCGTGAAACCTCAAATATGTATATCGACTAAAAGATAAAGTAATAGCCGGGGTGCTGGAATGAAAACTACAATTTTACAAACACAAAATTGTACTTACTCGTTAATTCAGTTCTCAGGCTTCGGCGTGTACCTGTTATCAAAATGCAGCCGAATGCTCAAGTCTATGCTTCcgtaaacaaataactaactaatcccatacccgacacggaatggtaaccggacgaaagacCGTAGTTCGCcgtatggttaagccgtcttattgactttcctctcccactggataaatatgtaaattctatacTATCCCAAAAAGTTATCGTGAAATAGGGTCTTGAAAGTTCGCGTAACCGGTGGTCGATTACAGTTTCtgccaccatcaagttcatgaaTAGGGAACAAATGACTTGGTAAATCATCACATACTCGTGTAGCGAATATGAAttgtaactatggattataatgttATTTAACTCCTTCATTATAATAGTATGTTGCATTCTCTGAAATAGGTCACTGTATGATTTGCGACAGCCATAAAGCCTTCGTTCTATATAGCCTTCTTTGTAAGCGACCAATTTGCTAACGTATGTTTCCGGTTACGCCGAGAAGGCTGAAATATATTGTGATATTATTCTGTTTTTGACTGCATTAAGGGTTGGgtgtattttcaatatatatgtatttgtatTGGATTGTGGAATTTTCAATATAACAACATTTgtcattcaatacattgtgtttATTATTGACCACTGAAGGAGTCCAGATTGGGAGTTACATTCCATACTGCttgttcaataacacgggaaTCGACTATCTATAGAAAGTATACTTATAGGGACAAACAATTCCCCCATTCTCGACACGGACTGTTAACCGGATGAGAgtccgtggttcgctatatgattaagtcgtcttatcgactttcctctcccgggataaatatgtgaaaccTAAGTCAGTATGTGTCAATATGTGGAACAAGTTTGCAacgtttcatttttttcataaaaatacccCAAATGATGGAGGCAAAACGAATCACATAACTTTATGTAAGTTTATTGATATTCATGACTCCTaaaaaaaacaaagaatttATACATATATCTTACCTTCAATCGCTGATGACATATAATTGAAAATGGCTGTTAAATAAATCATAAATCGTCTTGCGGGTTTTATAACAatgcaaaatattattatatgtatagCATTCTATATGTAGTACGCTACTAGGaagttaatattttttgaagttaTACCGAACAAGCAAAGTACAAAAGGAAGGAAATATAGGCTACTCACAGTTCATTTCCGAGCGCATCAGTATAAGATTATCTAAAGGAAGcatgatttaaaatattgatattttgacCATACAAGTAcactatttttcatttttcaggtAGAGACAAAAATCtatcattaataaaactttGCTAGTAAAACTATCGCCATAAATGTTGCAGACAAGCAACCCTGTTTTTGAAATCACTAAGTCAATTATTCTCAGTTTCAAACCCAAAACAACATGAAAATAACAAGTTATTATTACCGTTAAGTGCCATTTACCTTTTATCCTGTATGATAAAGTTGTTGTTTGTTCTAAAATTGATATGGAGTTGCATAAATAACCCAATATATGCTTGAATTTTGTGAATGGTTACACCATCTGACTCACTTTCTACTCGTTAATACAATTTTCATACCTTTTGACTTTTCCAAATATGTGCTTTTCATTCCTAggagaaacaaataaaaaagagGTTActcttttttcttttatttctgcGTTTTTTTGATTAATATTGTCTTACTTTCATAAGTCACGAATACTTTGGATAGaacatctaaaaaaaaaattagatgaaTTGGCAGAATcaagcaaaaacaaaaattattggaAGTTGTTTGGATCATTTAAACTGTATCTGTGTTGGTATTGGAATTTTCAGTTTGAATATGTTGCCTAATGTAATCGATAAAACCAactattcaataaaaaataatcgtATAATAGTTTTATGCATATGTTTATACAAGTTAGACGCAATTTATTGATTGAATTATACTCGAATTCAGCCCTTTTACCTTTAAAATTAGACATCATCAATTTGTTCTGTCCTGTAAACATAAAGTTACAATATGAAAGTATTTAATGATACGGACATGCTGAATAATAGTAAAAGATAAACCATCTAAttcattattaaaataaatagtttGACAATTATGATTCCACTTCATTTACGACTAAACAACGGTGTCATTTCCAAACAACAAACAATTTGTTGACCGTGTAAATAAAATCGCTTTGCTTTGCCACGCCCCGCGTTTAAAAATTTGAGCAAATCACATTATAAACGCAACTGTGACTGTCTGTATACACCGTCGTACAACTGTGCTTATATACAACAATAATAACTGTGCTTATACAGATCAAGAGATGCATGATCATACCTTGAGAAACAATTGACAGATAGCTTGTAATACCTGAATATATCAACAAAATCGATAATTATTTTACGCATAAACACTTGATGATGTCTCAATTCTATACAGAAAAGGTGTGTTACCTTAACACAGCAGGGCTATATATGTTCTATGGAAAACCCTGTGTATAGTATTCAACACTTGAATTATAGATGTGATATTTTTATATCTTATAATTTATAATGGCGAAAATGAAAATTCGTGATGAACAACTCATATTACAAAACACTTTCCAAACTCACCATTTGCTCTTTGAACAATATATCGATGTGTTGCtagaaatatgcaaaaaaaagtaatataaatgtaaaaacaTTTAACAGTATATCTTCATTTTTGTGAGAAAGTTTTTACCAATTTGTGTTAACAAAATATAGTCTTTGACTAACGGACTTTTTCAGTTGTTCCTGATGTATTCTGGTAAACTAAATCTATACGTTAAACACGAATAAATCGGGGTATTTCaaacttaaatttttttaatcatcAGTACACAACATGTTTTTCTAGTGACGATTGAAAGCtgcatttttttatacttgttgAGTTTATGAGTTGTTGTTTTGATGATGAAGTATATAATATTAATCTAAGAGACGTCGGCCCATAAGGATTATTTCGAAATATTTATCAGTACAAAATTAGGAAATTCTTTAGTGCAGTGtagaaaatattattacatttatcATTGAAAATGGTATCTGAAATAACTTTGAAGTACTGAAATAAGTTTATTTCTGATTGCCATACTTGGTTCTTGATTAATGAAGTAATAAATATCAGCTGAGACAAAAACTTTATGAGATAAAACTGAATAAAAACGCACCATCAAACTGGAAGAACATCCGTTTTGTCAGGACTGAAATCAAAaagataattgaaaaataagGAAGTGagctttaaaaatatattatatatatatatacttgtataTCTAATTATCACAGTAAGTACGACAGCTTGCATATTGATCACAAGATCGAAACACATGTTTAAATATTAACCGATTAAATCAGGGGTATGCAATGCGCCCACAAGAAAAGATTGTGCGCCCGCGGAGGATAGTCTATTGCGAATGATGTGCGGTCACGAAACgagtaatttaatttattgtggTACGTGCAAGTACTTTCAacccctttgcgttgcaaatcCTATATCTGAGCCCAAATTATTATTCATGCCTATGATGTTACGATGCCCTAATAGCCAGCTTGTgggaagcgaacaacgcatgtcatgtgcctgcaactactagaacgCCTATGGTAAATAAAGGTGTGtaccgcggtttcacccagttatttgtatttggcccgcctgtattaaaggttgcacacccctggattAAGTCATTCCTTAGCATTAGCCTACATTTTACTCCCGAGCTAGCTACTATAGTTTTGATGACGACCggtaaaaattatatattctaataatttaaatttgttcTATAATTTACCTTCCATGCTCGAACTACTTCGACGTTCTTGTCCTGCAAATGAAAAATGTTGGTCactaaaaaacattttaaattaaacaacTTATGCAGCGATGATTTGGTTAGTTGTGAAATGAGGCCAATGAACTATAACTACAAGTATTTTTCAAACAACAAATATCAACAAATAAAGTCCTAATCTAGTATTATATGCAGATCTCACTTTCTAGAATTTCTTCCAGTTCCTTTCTTTCATCttgagaaaaacaaaaaatgttagtAGAAGTTTTATcactaaattgaaaaaataaaaaaaacattcctATCAAATTACCATAATATTTTGTGAGATATACTcagtttaataatataaaatattctatgATCTCTCAAcgttatttttgataaatgaatcTAGAtgaatatatgaaataaaagtaattaaaGACATTATCGTAACATGGTACTGTATGCAAAACTTGCCAAACTTTAGAACcatatgtaatatgtataaTAACCTGCTAGCATCTCCTGTATTGAAATATGCTTGTCTTCTCGGTCTTTTTCCACGGCTTCGAAAAGGTAATTTTCACGGTTAACATAAAAACTATGTCCAACAAATTCTATGTATATTAATCATGAAAAACGTATCTCAAAACAAAgttgaataaacattttaaaatttaaaataactgcaaaacacaaataaaactCAACTACACTCCTACAACACCCTGCATCCAACAAATGCCGCAAATATTTTAACGCGATTAGTTGTACAAAATTTCATGATGCATTCTCCTGGCGTTATTATAACAACGTCTTCAATGACCActcgaaatttaaaaataaagtacttctctcaatattttatttcttgttcaccttaccttttaacTTTTCGTGTATTTCATCTTTGAATTCTATATCAAGTGTTCAAAAAAATAAACGTTAAATGGTGTAGGGTGGTAGTAGTATATTCAATGCAAAATTACATTCCGTACCATTGATGTTGTTAGATATTTTCTTTCGTGATTCTTCATCTTGTGTCTGGTGTATATCGGCTTCTTTTTTTACATCTGTTATCAAAATaccgtttatttattttgctgaCAAAAACATTGgactcaaaaataaataaaataataaatcttgAATTTATCTAATTTATTACAGTTATTGTTAATGATTTTCAACCTGTGAAACTTTTAAGCCAAAGAAATTTTGATGAAGGAGATTGATTTCACGCattcaaaaatttgttcaaatagACGATactgattttcaaatatatacaatgcATGTAGGAATCGATGAATGCATGTAATAACTGAAGAATTCAACATGTAGTTTGGCCATTTATACCTTTAATTCCATCTTTTACGCGCAGAACCtctgtaatataataaatatttatataatataatgattTTAAAGATCAGTGATAATATAGACCTTGTTGTCACCATTGcggtaaaatttttaattgcccCTCCTATGGTATACTTCATATGATAATTCTACTTCATATTTGGGCTCATATTTAAACTAAGCgatatatatatgatgatataatagatatatatatatatatatattgaaggTGTAATATTGCACGCAAAGTCTTGTggtattttatttctttaaaaataattttgatttaaaacataCGCTAATTGCCTAAGCCCGACATCGTCTTATTTGTTTCAAACACAGAAATATTTGCCATAATTTAACTGCTTTTTAGTAGTAATTTAGAGTAGATGATACctttttcacaatttaaaaCACAATTGGAACTAATTTGTAAACGTAACTTACCGTCAAATATTTCTTCAGCTGCAAAACGTTAAAAAGAGAATataaaaactaattttaaaacttctGTGTTAGGCCCATAACTTTCGGAGCACTGGTAGTGGTTTACTTTGTTACTTAtagatctcgatcggtaagtatgttgataggtatttgtctgttagacactttcgtatgttacgcgatatctcacaaaagcgaggttgaatctgctccaaattttgcatgtacattcatatATCTCGgtccaaaagcctattgatgaagtgaattatgtcatataattagcgagttagtAGGTagttagtgatgggacacgcggtgtcgctattgagtcacaGTGGAGGAATCGAAAccacagtttctgttttgggggattccctaactttcgtcgcttttttttcgactttgTTGGGCTGgttgagtaaaatattgaacatgctGAAGATcgtaagtcggcggtctccgatcgtaTATCGTTTTACTATTACTGAAAATTAGGTGTGAAATGTTACAAACCCAAATGTTTAATCGATTGATCTCTGTacaatcatatatttttttttataaatttaacaacaattattttgaacaaaacttaCATTTTCTCTTCTGTTGATCAGCGATTCTTTTGAGATCTGTATTATTGAGATAAAATTATGTTGGGAATTGGTGTTCAACTGATCGGAAATGTCACAATATTTAATCGAATATTTAATCAAAACAGCTAATTTAATTCTGGAAACAGTTGCTATACCCAATCTTATATTTAACTTTAATTTACATCAAGATATCGAGAACTTTGAAATACCTCACTATTATACAAAAGTTTTCTTACCATAAATCAATAAACGAGTCTCAAGTACttctataaataaaatgttaattcaTTACAACTAATGAATTTTCATaccataatattattattggcCCAACCAATTGATAAAAAAGTTGTACTGAATTTATAAGGAGAACTTTGATGTCGAAGTAAATGACGAATTACACAATTATTCAACTAATATAGCACAGgctaaatttcaatttaaatgtGGCTTAATTATAAAAGTATGTTTTCCATCTATTTATCTCTTGGTCGTCGATAACTTTATTTCTGTTTCCCATAGATAAAATATGGGTAGTATACCTTGCATCAATTGTTGTCTTGTCTCTTTTTTCTGAAAACAATTCAatcgacaaaataaaacaatggtTAGTCGTGATCAATAAATGTCCATATTTATTAGTTCGTGACTCAAGCAGAAATTTGCAAATATTCAATAACCACAAATctataatatgaaataaattatttgaattaccATTGCCGTGCCAAATTTTACTGATTCCTGGACATGAACCGTTCCACATCAATACTGAtttcaacaatttaaaataCGAGATTTGCTCACAAATAATATCCTATGATTATCAGCAGCTGttaattttcaatcattttgtgtATATGTAACTACAATAAAACCTTAAGCCAAGCATATCAAGTGTCaccaaatttgatattttatctaCATTTCGCttatatgatatataaaaaaaaaataacaaataaatccGCATTTTCGATCGAATGGCTTTCTCTGACCTACATTTGACCCCAATGTATCAGTAGATTTGCACCAACCTCTCTTAAGTTCAATCCATTCATCACGAACGAAGCAGTGGACAGCATGACAGCACATACAACCAGCCCAGTAATAATTCTCAAGACGAAAGCTGGTAAACAAAGATACTACTGGGTAATAATCACTTTAAATTGTTGTAGTACATGTTCTATTTGTGAGTTGATAACATGACTTGTCTATGGAAATAGCAAACTAGGTTTTCAACgcatatattattaataaacgTATGATTACTTTTTTGTAATGTCAATTTACTTCTGCAACAATTATCATACGTGGAAAAACACAATTTCGAACACAAAAAATCTATATGTGCCCATCACGAAAGTACGTAACTGTTCCACCAGTACTttttcaataattgattgatcgTGACTTTGTTTTGGTCAATTTTACTTGTAAAACTATTCTTGAATATATAATTTGGTCATAGATCTTTCAAAACTAATTCATTTCGACCTACTTTTGCGATTGTGCATCACTTACACAATTATTTTAGATTCAAGATGAGGTTAACCCAATCGTCCATCGATGATAACTTAACTACATGCTGATGGCGTGgtatcattattttattttctatgctTTTTATAAGTGGGGCTTTCTCATTCTGGTTGCACAATACACACCTGCATACGTAATTGATGTCGCGACAGCGGCGTAATTTTCCGCAGCTTGGTCTGGAGAACGAGAGCGAGATCTTCCCATTCTTCGGCGGTCAATCATCAGAACGTATAAATATGATAAAGCTTTGCTATTCAGCAAACTTCAGTGGAAAACGTTTACGAATATTCTATTTAGCAAGcatcaaaatatattgaatattgagcaaaaaatgtaaaaatcggATGAAGAGAAGAACTGGACATTAGACCACAACTTGAAACAGATATTTGGCATCTAGGAATTTTGCACCCTCGTCGAAAACTTCAGAACAAGGCAGTGTGTCAGCAGTCCACTATCGCTGCATCTACCAATAGAAATGCATAATATTTTGGCCTATGGAGTGTAGCAGACAAACTGCCAGTACGGACGACTAAAAAGAGACCCAACTCATATGCCAATTTTACTAAAGAAATTCCGACTGCGACACCTGGGAAAACCAACCACGCAAATCGTTTGAAATATACTTTGGTTGATTTGCATTAGTGCCTTGCGTTCAAATTAAACTCAATTTTCTTTGTTAtacgaatttgaaaataaatctattACAATTTTTGAACTATTGAATGTCATGGGTCGTTGATACGCTGTTGGGCACAGGTATTTAATAGTTCCGAAGACTGTTGTATATACCTTTGATAACAATACCTTGAAAAGTACTCTGCGTATTGCTATGTCCTACGACTGTCGCCACTGCTTAAGAAACATCTACTACAACGTTTAACAAAACAGTTAATCGTCGTTGCAACTGATACATTTTTCGCCTGATTTAGAACTATGTACACTTCAGGAAGTCCACAACCTTTGATCAGAATCAAAATGTAGGACATGCAGTCcggaaataatatatatttcaagtttattAAAGATTGCATTCTCGTAATTATACCTAGTTGGTGATGAAAATGTATGCTTTTTTACGGTGAGGAAAGTTTTGTAACCACcattgattctttttttttaatgttactCTATCCAAAATGAATTATAGACGTAATGTTTactgaaattcaaaatataaatttcacccAGTATAGGAATCTGTACAAAAATAGTTGCCGTGGCATTGTAATTGTCTGTTTATCTTTGATAAACACAAAATTGAAagtcaaatacattttaaaatgatatGGTGAGTTGTGGTTAGTCTTTTATGTTACTCCGAGTGCCAATATGAGATAAACTATAAATTCAGTTATATGCATGCAAAATGCACctaaatttaatcaaatcagttcactataaaaaaaacttttttttttcatgcatTGCCTTGTGGAATTTTGGTTGCAAATTtaagaatttaataaaatttgtttttgagtAAAATAAGTAGATGAAGTTTATCGTAAAATATTGATCAAAACCGTGTTGCGTAAGCTATACACTTACACCAACAAATATTTCCAACAATAAGTCCATTTTTACCGGcctcaaaaaatatcaaaatgaatgGAAGTAATGAAAAAGAGACGTAATATTAATAAGATATCTGTGTGATTATTCACCTTTTAACACtggcatgggcaaactacgaccTGTGGGTCATTGGGTACTTCAAGCTGGCCCGCCTGATAATGCCACAACCAAACCAGAACCTAATTTTTATGTTCAGCTAAAAAacagctcaaggaatttgttgagattacgattaaattgagttttggcacgagatttttttgtattctcATTTTTCTTTTGTAACACCGTTCTTCATAAACCGTAAATTTTTACGTCACATGCATggtccgccagtctaggtggggagaatttttgggcgctccagaagttagtgaaccaagatggcgtacagcctgataaccctaacctgctacacatactattttcaggttgtgcgggAGCAccaatttttggcccctggttcaaaaatcATGTCCACCCCTGTTCTAACCGATATTTGGGGTCATGGACGAAGAATAGTTGCAATAAACTCGTGACATACCAAGTTTCGCCGTGAATGAGTGTTAAAAAATCGAGCATAAAATGATATCTATTTGCGAACTCCTGCTTTATCCACGGGATAAAATTGCTCCGAGccttaactctttgaaccctgaCGTCTCTGAGCGAAGTTGCTCTCTCATCTGGAAGGTTCGCGGCGTCGTATCGGcaggacaataaaataattCGAAATATTGGAATTTTTGAACGTTCAACTTTTTAACAATTATGGACTTTTTAACGAACTTTTTAACAATTATGTTGTGCGGGAGCACCATACGACCTGTACCGCGTATTCCCTttcaattgaaacaaaaaaaagataaaCCCGGTCTTATTACTTACTGAATAGAGCGCGGGGGGCGCagaagagcgcgaaacagcgcagaagagatggaaacatttttctttcattatttatcagcgttcatgaaattttaaacaatttgttgGGAAACAGCATACAGTAGTAGGGAATGATCACGAGTTTATATCAGGTTTCTTCAACATCTTTGAATAACCCAACATGACGTATGAGCACACCCAAAGTGACTATACACCAATCAAAGAAATTTTggaactccagaagtatgtgcaccaagatggcgcat from Styela clava chromosome 12, kaStyClav1.hap1.2, whole genome shotgun sequence includes the following:
- the LOC120330417 gene encoding uncharacterized protein LOC120330417 yields the protein MIDRRRMGRSRSRSPDQAAENYAAVATSITYAAFVLRIITGLVVCAVMLSTASFVMNGLNLREKKETRQQLMQEVLETRLLIYDLKRIADQQKRKSEEIFDEVLRVKDGIKGINGQTTC